The Planktothrix agardhii NIES-204 genomic interval ATTAGAGCTATAGAGGCTGCTGGTATTCCTCATGTCATAAATAATCTTTACTTAAACTTTAAACCTCCAGAGACAGATACAACTTATACAAATTTCTCTGAAGATAACCCTTACCCAATTAATTTGGTGCAGACTAACCCTAATATGATGGAGCAATCAATTAATAAAGATGGCTCACCAGTTTTAACTCCGAAATATTTTCAGGGTCGATATAATATTGCACTATGGCTTTTTGAATTGCCACAAATCCCTCCTGAGTGGGATTTTGCTTTTGATTGGTTTGATGAGATATGGGTGATGAGTAATTTCTGTGCAGAAATCTTTGCACCATCGTCACCTATTCCTGTGTTTAAGGTAATGCCAAGCTTGAATTTTCCCAAGCCATCACTAAACAGAGAATCGCTGGGATGGCCAAAAAATAAATTTATTTTTCTGTTTATGTTTGATTTCACTAGCTGCTATGAACGCAAAAATCCTATAGCTACAATTAAGGCGTTTAAACAAGCTTTTGGTCAATCATGTAGTGAAGATGTCTTACTCGTTATCAAGTACCGCTCACCTCAATACTATCCGCACCTGCGAGATCAAATGGTGGCAGAGGCAGCAGACTGTCCATCGATTCGTTTCATAGACGGAAATTTGAAGCGAGATGAGACGAATGCCTTGGTTTATAATTGTGACTGCTATGTATCTCTGCATCGGGCTGAAGGTTTCGGTTTGACAATGGCTGAAGCGATGTTTTACGCTAAACCAGTGATTGCTACTGCCTATTCCTCGAATCTGGATTTTATGAATGTCAACAATAGTTTTCTAGTAAAATATAAGCTGGTGACAACTACTGAGGCACATCTCCCTTATCCAGCCGGAAGTATTTGGGCAGACCCCGATATTGACCATGCTGCGTCTTTGATGCGCTATGTTTTTGACAATCAGCAGGCAGCTAGGGACGTTGGGGCTAGAGCATCTCGCGAGATTAAGTCTTTATTAGGTACTCAGACTGTGGGTCATAAAATTAGGAGTCGCTTAGAGTATATTATGAAAAGGATGGATAAACTCCCTCGCTCTCATCAATTTCACAAGATTCTAGCAGAGAAACAATGGCTGACATCTCAGTCCAGGGCTTGGCGACAGACAGCACAGCAAACTCTCGTAGAACTAAAGCAATTGCGGTAACAAGTTCACATTGAAAAGATAGTTTTGTTATACTACGTTTGAATAAGATTATTTGGTACTACTTATGTATGATTTGACCATTCTTTCTATTTTTAGACAAAGTGAAAAATATGTAAATCGGTGTGTGCAGCAGGTAACTGAAGCATTCGATCTTAACGGAGGTAAATGCCATGCTGTTTGGTTAGAGGGTGACAGTACAGATAATACCTGGAAGATGTTAAATGATGCTAAACAAAAACTAGAAGAAACCGGAAATATAGATGTAACACTGATTAAATATGAAAACGGTGGGCCTCATTGGGCGAGCATCATAAACCCCGATAGATGGCATCAGATCGCAACCTGCTGGAATAATTGCTTGGCAGGTCTTAAACCTTCCAAAATCACAATCTGTGTAGAAAGTGATTTAATATATAATCCTGCTATCATTAAGCAGCTTGCCAGCAAAATAGATGAAAATCATCACGTCATATACCCTATGTTAATGATGTACGATGGTAGCTACGAAAAAACTCCTGAATTTGAGTGGTTTCACGATACCTGGGGCATGAGAAGAGGCGAGATCAGATTTAGTAATTTGCCCCCCTATTGGCCACCGAGCGATTTATTAACAGAAGATGAGGATTTACTGCAAATTACTCGGGGCGGTGGCATGATTGTTAGCACCTATGATTATCAAAAGCGCGGTCAGTTTGATACCAGTTGCTGTATTATGACATATCCGCCTGATGTCAATTTGTTTATGCACAAAAAGCTTAGGATATATCATCCGATGCCGGAAGAATCAAGATACTGGACACCATCTATTTTGCTGGAAGACTGGGAGCGTTCACAATTACAAGTGCGTCAGGCTAGGGCAGAGAAAAGATGGTTAGAAGCTCAAGTCCAAGCTTGGAAAAAGACAGCACAGCAGACTCAGATAGAGTTGGAACGCTATCAAAGGGAATTTAGGATAATCCACTATTAATTTCCAAAATAAACTTGACATTATTTTGAAAATTTACCTTGATCTTAACTACAAATACAGCAGATTACAGGTGAATGGAGTATACTTTAATCCCAAGCACCTACTAAACTCGTATAGAAACTGATGCGACTGTGTTCTATAAACCCGCAATTTGCTGTATCTGCGTAGAATACCTTCAAAAAGGCTATAGAGGTATAGCTATTAGATCGAGGTGAATTTTATCAAATTTTAATTTTTCGCCCAATTCTTTATGGAAATTCATTACAAATGTCGTGTCAGGAGCTTCAGTAATTGCTCCTCCTTCTTCTTCTCTTTGAAGAGCCGAAGGTTCATGTCCTTCTATATCCATTTTAATTACGTTAATTTGTTTTTCATGTTGAAGCAATTCATCAACTACCATTGAGGGTACAAGGTAACAATTTTCTGCCTGAAGTAAGGACGCCTCAAAAACGACACCGTTTGAGCCACCTGTTGTCAAGCTGAGAATCTGCCTAGAATTTGAAGCTGCAAACGGATAGATTGTAATATTATCAAACTGGTTTTCAACTATATCTGAATAGATGAGTTGTAAATTATGCGGGTTGGGTTCAAAGGATATTACTTTACCAGCATCTTTAACAATGCTTGCTGCTAACAAAGTGAAATAGCCGATATTAGCTCCGATATCAAGAAAAACATCGCCTGGTTTTAAATGCTTGACAATAGCCTTAGTAACATGAGGTTCATAATTTTTGGTACTAATAATTGTTTGTCCTACAGCAGCATCATTAGACATTGCCCAAATTTTAAACTCAGGTAACTCAACCAATACTCTGCCTGTCCGGGTAAGGAACTCCCTACCGGAAGGATCAAGCATCTGAAATTCAATTGACTGCATCATTTGATCTATTACGGCATTTCGACTCATGCCACTCTTTAGCTGATTGTCCCAAAATTTTAACCCATCTGGATCAGCTTCGCGTCCAAGGATTACAAAATATGCCATCCGCAGATAGCATTCGTCATTTTTTGAGAGAATGGAAAAAATCTCTTCGATGCAGACTTTAATATCCTTCATTGTAACAATATTTCTGAATTTAACTCATGATATCATAAAATCTATATTCTTTTAATAGCTTAGAATAATTTAGATTGATAAAATTTCTTTTGACGTAACATATTCTCTATTTTTATCATCTGGTCTGTGACCCCCACTAATATCTGAACCATATTTAGGAGAATTGTAAATCAAAAATATATTATTTGTATCTTTAAAAGAATATTCAATTTGACTTAATATTGAACTCTTTACAAAAAATAGATTGACACCTTGATTTTCGGCATAAATCAAGGAATATCCTTTACGTTTTCCTAAGTTATACAATGCCCTTATACTAGCACCAAAGTAATTCGTAGTATCCCACATAGCATTCGGATCGTATTTAACAACTTTATCTTCCGTTGGTAAGTGGGAAGCATTATGTTCGATAATGACAACACGAGGCTGATAGATTTCATCTAAACTTTTCCAAACATAAAAATCATTATAATCAATATCAATAGATAACAAGTCAAATTCTTGAGGTACATTATATTTTCTGAATAGATCGTTGATATTTTCAGCAGTAATAAACTCTTGATATAAACCTATTTCTTTATTTTCGTAACCCCCATCCATTAATAATCCAGACCATCCGCAATTTTCTCTCAAATTTCTGGTATTACATTCATTTGCATTTTCTACTCCAAACTCAACATAATATTTATTAGTGGTTTTTATCACTTCAAATATTTTTTCAATCACACCATCTTCCCCATTTTGGGAAAATATTTTCCTTTCATGTTGCTGCAAATTTATAGACAGGTTATAGTTCACATTAGTCATTCTTTCTGTAAGAAGAGGAATTTTCACTAATGATTTATTCACGAATAAAGCATCTCCAAACCATTTATCGTAGACAGGAATATATTTTTGCAACTCAAAACCCCATTCTTTAAGAAACTCAACTACATCATCGAAAAGACACTGATTCTTATATAAAGGTTTGACCTCTAACTCAGTAATTATGTATTTAACCCCTTTTAAAAATTCGCCTAATCCATTTAAGGCATTAAGTTCAGCCCCTTGTAAGTCCATACATATTAAATCAGGACTTCGTGTTAGATAAGAATCTAATCTAATAGCTTCAACCGATATTTGGTAAGGATTATATTTTTCAAAGGGATAATCACCTGTTTCTTCAAAACAAGAAGAAGCCCCTATGTTGCCATTAGTTGTCACATAAAAAGATATAGTTTCATTTCGATCCCATACTGCTTTTGTAACCAGATTAATGTTTGTATATGCCCTTAAATTATTTAAGCATATTTCTATAGATTCAGGATTGCACTCAAAAGCATCGACTTGGCATAGATAATATTTACTAAGATAAACCGCATCAATGCCATCTCTACTACCTATCTCTAAAATATAATTAATACTATCTGGATCGATTAACTCAGTGAATTTTTTAGATAAATAAGTTGATTGACCACTTAAACTTAGGCGTGCTTTTGCCAAAAATGAATCCATTAAATATTTGTACTTCTGGCGAGTTAAATTATCTTTTGATTTTAGTAACTGCTTTGCTTTTTTAAAACAATTAATTGCTTGGTCAATTTTCCCTTGTGTATGTAAAGCTATTCCCAGATCATGATAAAACAAAAAATATGAATCGCACTTTAATTCAATCGCTTTTTTATATTTCCCTATGGCTTCATTAACATAACCCTTTTTAACTAAAGCATCTCCTAAATTATAATAAGCCCAGGAAAAGTTAGGATTTAATTCAATCGCTCGCCGATACTCTGCAATGGCTTCTATTAACTTTCCTTCCCGTTTAAGTTGGTTGCCAATCTTGATTAAATTACCCGCAGTTCTAGGTAAAACTTGTACTGTAATAGTTTCAGGTTTAGCTCCCTTGTCCTCAAACCAATAACGACCTTCTGCTACTACATCAAATACTAATCTAATTTTTCCTTGCTGTAAGAAATTAGTATCAATTAGACATTCAAACTCAATAGTTGCACCATCAACAAATTTATCTACACCTAGGGATCTCCTGAATTCTAAACACCCTGGTTTATTTTCTTCATAAACCTGAATACCTACTTTAATAATTTCCGAATTATCAATAAATATATCCCAATCTCGACCACTAATATTTTTAAGTTTACCTGAAACTTTAAGTAAATCTCCAGGTTCTAAAAGGGCTGGAGGTTCAGAAATATTTAACTCATACTGATGAGCATCAAGAGCGATCGCGTTCTGTAAATATCCTTCTCGTTTCAGTTGATTCATTTTTTGATAATTTCCTCTATATTGGCTAAATTACTCATTTGATTCAATCGCTTGTTAATGAACAGTTATAGTTTTGGTCTAATTGAAAACAATATATCCGTTTAAACTTTAAAAATCAAGCTATTCTGACCAGATTTTTTAAAGAATTGAACCGAACTTGTTGAGAGCATAATCATAAAGTTCTATGTCAAGAGCATTTCGAGAACGGATGACATCAATAACATGACTATCTACCTCTGAGATTTGCTTTCTTTCTATCGTAGCATTTACTCGTTCTAGTTGTTCAGGAAGTTGCCAACCTTGTTCTTGAAATAGTCTTGCCAAATCAGAATTTAATCGCTCATAGATTCCGACAAAATTAAAATCATCTAAATGTTGTTTTGCCATTTCCAACACCTCTCGATCTGACCAAATTTCATGAGGACGATTATAAATGTTAAAAGCCAATTGCCAGGTCTGAAGATTGATAAATTCTAAACTTTTTAACACAGGGGCTGCAAGATGTCGGAGTAAATCTTCTTCCCACGGTAAGTTATAGTCTATGAGTGGGCAAGGATTTCCATTAAAATCTATCGTCATATTACAATTTATATGAATTTTTCGGTAATAGAAATAGTGAGATAACACCCGATCTATGGGATTTCTAAGGAAAGTAATCTTATAATCAGCATCTATCAAATGACTAAAATCATAGCTCAGATGTCCCGCAAAAAATCTTAATTGTTTAAACTGATTCGTTTCCAAACGGCGTTTATATCCATCGTAAAAACCATCATTAAATAAAAATAATAAACATTCTTCCGGCAAAAAAAGTTGTCCAATTATATGGTTAATCAGCGACCCTGCGTTTTTGGGAATATGGATGAATAAATATTTATTGGGAGAACTAGAAGTACGTCCCGAGTGATATTTTTTCTTCTTGTAGGTTAAAAATTGATTAGGTATTATTCTTTTTATTTCTGTTATTAGGTTTGGCTGTACTACTATATTAAATAAAATTTTTAATTGATTAACTGCTGGAACAAATGCAGGATTAATCTCTAAAATTTTACGATAAACTTCAATAGCTTCTTCCCACTTACTTTGAGCTTCTAACGTTTGTGCTAATTTGTAATAAACTGAGCAGGAATCAGGAACAATATCAAGAGCTTTTTTGTAAATACTGATAACAATTTCTAGTTTAGAAAATCTGGTTATATTTGCAAATTCATCGGACTTACGAAAATTCAACTGAATCATATCTTTACGACTAATTGGGTGACTTCCTTCTAAACTTTGGAGATGATTTTGAAGACCCTGAACATCAGCTTCCCGACCTAAATAAGTCAGATAAATTTGTCTTACAAACTCTTCATTATTAAGGTGCTTTGTTTTTTCTAAAAAAACTTGATCATTGAAGAACAGTTGCTCTGTTGCAAAATTAGGTTCAATACAAGATACTATCGCTTGATAATGTTGAAACGGAAGTTCCTGGTTTTGCTGGGTGAGTAGATAGAAGGTTTGACCTAATCGACAATAACCCGTAAAAAACTGGGGATTGATTTCAATTGCTTGACAATACCAGAGAATAGCCTGATCTAAGCGTCCTTGATCTTCTAAGGCTTTTCCTAAACAGTAGTGTGACCAATGGAACTTGGGATTATTTTGAATAGCTTGATGATAGGTTGCGATCGCCTCATCTAACTTCCCCATCCGCTTCAACTGATTCGCCTGCTTCAGCAACTGACCTGGACTCATAACTTCATTACCCATAAAAACCCAACAATCAATCTGCTTAAACAAATTATCATATCCCTGTTCACTAATCAAGCGATAATTAGGTTTTCTTCGGGTATTGGTTCTTGATCAGCCAAAAGACTATCAATATATAATTCCATTGCTTCTGTTATATTAACTAATGCTTCCTCAAAGTTATCCCCTTGACTATGACAACCTTTTAACACAGGACAGAAAGCATGATAACCCCCATCCGGTTCCTTTTCAAAAATAACCGTATAATTATAAATCCCTTGAACTGAATTAGTCATTGTTCTCACCTGTTTAATAATTTAACTTTCAAAGTATTACAATTTAACCTTTTTTGAGTAATTCGGCATAAATATCATCCTCAGCGTTATCCCAAACAGCATTTAATGAAACCTGACTGGTTTGCAGCCAAAACTCAACTTCATTATTAGCAATTAAAGTCACCAATACCTGTGTTCCTTCTACTAAATCTGTTGAATCAAGCAATTCAATTTTTCCTTGTCTAACAGTACCCAAAAATGTTCTCAGCATATTTACGACTCAACAACTTGTTGTTACTTAATTATAGATTATAATAGGGGTTTATTTCCCGATTTGAAATATTTGTTCGGCTGTTGAATTGAGTTCTGGGAAAGTAAGCGATCGCATCCCCACCCTACAATTGTTCACCGATGCTCCAGGCTGTGGTTATGAGGAATTGGGACGAGAGATGGTTTACCCCCCCTAGCCCCCCGTGCACGGGGGGTTTGGGGGGAAGGGGGACTTTCGGGGTCTTTAGATTCGGTTTCACAGGATAAAACGTTCGGTTATCCGTACTTGACAAATATTATTTTATGTTTGTTTATCGGTGCGGGTGCTGCGATGGAGTATCCTAGGATTTAACCGCCGGGTAATTAAAAGGCGATCGCACTTCAACCCGCGCACCATCCGGGTTTTGTTTGTGTAGACGCGGTTTCAACCGCCTTTGTTTAAATCTTCTCAAGGAGTTAATTATGCTGATCAAATTTGAAGAAGTTTGTCAAGATATTGACACTTTACCGGAAGAAGCTCAACTTTTAATACTGGATTTCATTCAGTTACTAAAAAAGCGTTATCCATCAACAGAATTAGAAAATAAAATTAGGGAAAATGATGTACTATCTACTCTAAGTCCAAAACCACATCCACTAGACACATTCATCGAGAAATATGGTGCTTGGGAAGATGAACTTACAGCAGAAGAAATAGTGAAAGAAATTTATGATAGCCGTACTGTTAGCAACTATGATATAGCAATCCTAAATAGGTTGTAACATTTCAATACTGATATGAAACGGCCAGAAGTATTACCCCAGATCCCTACCCCCCAAACCCCCCGTGCACGGGGGGTTTGGGGGGGCTGTTCCGGTGTTCCCTTTTGATCAGGGATTTTAAACACAACTCAAATAGGATTGCTATATTAGTTTATGAATTATTTATTAGATACCGACATTTGCATTTACTGGATGAAAAATATTAATTCAGTCAGGAGCAAAATTGAGGAGATAGGATGGAGCCAGATTTATATTTGCCATATTACTGTGGCTGAATTGTATTTTGGTGCTTATAATTCTCAACGAGTAACAGAAAACTTAAGTCGCGTAGATAACTTTGTTCAAGATATTGAAGTTATATCTCTAGACGATCGGGCTGGAAAAATGTTTGGAGAATTAAAAGCAAGACTTAGGAAAATAGGACAACCCGTTGCAGATTTTGATTTACTGATTGCGAGTATGGCTCTGACTAGAAACTATATTTTAGTAACAAATAACACCAGGCATTATAGCCGAATTTCCGCGCTTAAATTAGAAAACTGGATTTCAGCTTAATGCAGAAGTTGTCTTCAATATTCACTATTAAATTCAGTTCTAAGAAAGTCAGCGATCGCACGCCGGGTAATTAAAAGGCGATTGAAATCTTCAACCCGCGTCGGCAGGTTTTGTTTGTGTAGACGCGGTTTCAACCGCCTTTGTTTAAATCTTTAATTATTCCCAAAGCATCTTGTATAATCAATCAATGTCCAACTCATTGAACATTTATGTCGCCAACACTGGGGTACTGGGCGTTTAGAGGATGTGATCGTGAATTCTATAGAGGAGAATCTATAGAAAATGCTTTATAAGATTCCATTGCTGCTCTCACCACAACCTGAAGGGGGATTTACGGTGACATCCCCATTATTGCCAGAACTTCTGACCGAGGGTGACACCGTTGAGGAAGCTCTGGCCAATGTTCAGGATGCTCTAGCTGCTGTGGTTGAGATTTATGAGGATTTAGGACGAGCTTTACAGCTAAATCTGTGCGTTGCTGATGCTAACCATTCCCTGTGGCTAGAAACTCTGGTGGTAGAAAGGAATAAATGTAACTAAAATGACTGCAAAAAGCTTGCTTAATCGAATTACTTATAACCCCAGGCAATGTGGAGGGAGACCTTGCATTCGAGGAATGCGAATTCGCGTTTCTGATATTTTAGAGATGCTGGCAGAAAATGTTAGTAGTGGGGAAATTTTAGAAGATTTCCCCGACTTGGAGGCGGAGGATATTCAAGCTTGTTTGTTGTTTGCTGCCCGACGAACTAATATTCCTAAATTAACAGTATGAATTTTTGGATTGATGCCCAACTTCCTCCAAGTTTAGCTAATTGGTTGGTCGAAACTTTTAATGTTAATGCTACGGCTATTAGAGATTTGGGGTTACGAGATGCTGAAGATATAGAGATTTTCAATGCTGCCAGGAACCCAGGGACGGTTATTGTTAGTAAAGACAGCGATTTTGTGGAGTTAGTTACTCGTTTAGGAACTCCTCCTCAAATTCTCTGGTTGAC includes:
- a CDS encoding methyltransferase FkbM family protein produces the protein MKDIKVCIEEIFSILSKNDECYLRMAYFVILGREADPDGLKFWDNQLKSGMSRNAVIDQMMQSIEFQMLDPSGREFLTRTGRVLVELPEFKIWAMSNDAAVGQTIISTKNYEPHVTKAIVKHLKPGDVFLDIGANIGYFTLLAASIVKDAGKVISFEPNPHNLQLIYSDIVENQFDNITIYPFAASNSRQILSLTTGGSNGVVFEASLLQAENCYLVPSMVVDELLQHEKQINVIKMDIEGHEPSALQREEEGGAITEAPDTTFVMNFHKELGEKLKFDKIHLDLIAIPL
- a CDS encoding PIN domain protein; the protein is MNYLLDTDICIYWMKNINSVRSKIEEIGWSQIYICHITVAELYFGAYNSQRVTENLSRVDNFVQDIEVISLDDRAGKMFGELKARLRKIGQPVADFDLLIASMALTRNYILVTNNTRHYSRISALKLENWISA
- a CDS encoding TPR domain protein, producing MGNEVMSPGQLLKQANQLKRMGKLDEAIATYHQAIQNNPKFHWSHYCLGKALEDQGRLDQAILWYCQAIEINPQFFTGYCRLGQTFYLLTQQNQELPFQHYQAIVSCIEPNFATEQLFFNDQVFLEKTKHLNNEEFVRQIYLTYLGREADVQGLQNHLQSLEGSHPISRKDMIQLNFRKSDEFANITRFSKLEIVISIYKKALDIVPDSCSVYYKLAQTLEAQSKWEEAIEVYRKILEINPAFVPAVNQLKILFNIVVQPNLITEIKRIIPNQFLTYKKKKYHSGRTSSSPNKYLFIHIPKNAGSLINHIIGQLFLPEECLLFLFNDGFYDGYKRRLETNQFKQLRFFAGHLSYDFSHLIDADYKITFLRNPIDRVLSHYFYYRKIHINCNMTIDFNGNPCPLIDYNLPWEEDLLRHLAAPVLKSLEFINLQTWQLAFNIYNRPHEIWSDREVLEMAKQHLDDFNFVGIYERLNSDLARLFQEQGWQLPEQLERVNATIERKQISEVDSHVIDVIRSRNALDIELYDYALNKFGSIL
- a CDS encoding putative glycosyl transferase, with the protein product MVNSSLGINIAGHVKGDFGLGVGVRANIRAIEAAGIPHVINNLYLNFKPPETDTTYTNFSEDNPYPINLVQTNPNMMEQSINKDGSPVLTPKYFQGRYNIALWLFELPQIPPEWDFAFDWFDEIWVMSNFCAEIFAPSSPIPVFKVMPSLNFPKPSLNRESLGWPKNKFIFLFMFDFTSCYERKNPIATIKAFKQAFGQSCSEDVLLVIKYRSPQYYPHLRDQMVAEAADCPSIRFIDGNLKRDETNALVYNCDCYVSLHRAEGFGLTMAEAMFYAKPVIATAYSSNLDFMNVNNSFLVKYKLVTTTEAHLPYPAGSIWADPDIDHAASLMRYVFDNQQAARDVGARASREIKSLLGTQTVGHKIRSRLEYIMKRMDKLPRSHQFHKILAEKQWLTSQSRAWRQTAQQTLVELKQLR